One genomic segment of Salminus brasiliensis chromosome 6, fSalBra1.hap2, whole genome shotgun sequence includes these proteins:
- the agtpbp1 gene encoding cytosolic carboxypeptidase 1 has protein sequence MDKPKMATEKGIPSSSRVLMLLGQLERLNGEAVVTDTEAVRQVTSKILHLIQTQEKTRKEIMAKGSSGMEVILSSLENTRDLQTILNILCILNELLTLGGGRRVGVFVSKGGTAILLQLLVQSGKEATPSEELMLQTHSLLAKVGPKDRKFGIKARLNGALNVTVNLLKQNLQNHKLLLPCLQVLRVYCSNSVNAVSLGKSGVVELMFKVIGPYSKKNTTLLKVALDTLAALLKSRMNARRAVDRAHMPALLAIYQDWHRNDARHRHMLIRKSILGCIKNITNIKLGRKAFIDADGMRILYNTSTECLPVRTLDPLVNTSSLIMRKCFPKNRLPLPTIKCVFHHPLPHVPASGPVAQLYSQPPGVDDVVDESDDNDDTEIDTENDTENEEDEKNHKGQNDDIETDINKLRPRQILTRPFEELRVYERFFQELSEDFQDYAFDGSKSTSPSTADTSKPHRPIIIPTARSTAGPWAETPKNKAQRSEKGEPPKPLKEAPVDLDSISISKAPESKLELELVQGLSQLLLDGSESVNGGCGGEGPQEEGGEQAVLEVPDTAALLPLHDPDLYLEMVKGTCSVPGYTEVAYPDYFGHVAPNFREHIIERVYGVQRTKIFQDIERLIHPGDILDKVVYDLDLQSCPVIDDGECLKFNSQFESGNLRKAIQVRKYEYDLVLNSDINSNHYHQWFYFEVSSMRVGVPYRFNIINCEKSNSQFNYGMQVLMYSVQEAISGSPRWIRTGSDICYYKNHFSRSSIAAGGQKGKSYYTMTFTVTFQHKDDVCYFAYHYPYTYSTLKMHLQKLRALRTPQIYYRQEQLCETLGGNGCPLLTITAMPESASNDHVCQFRNRPVVFLTARVHPGETNASWVMKGTLEFLMSSSPLAQSLRESYIFKIIPMLNPDGVINGNHRCSLSGEDLNRQWLNPSTELHPTIYHAKSLLQYLTAIGRTPLVFCDYHGHSRKKNVFMYGCSIKETVWQTNVSASSCDLQEDLGYRTLPKLLSQLAPAFSLASCSFVVERSKESTARVVVWREIGVQRSYTMESTLCGCDQGKYKGLQIGTRELEEMGAQFCMALLRLRRLTSPLELRYHHTHLLDMESELIETRCNITCPTTYVMDEDEPTFLEEVDYSAESDEENDGELDPAHLEPNSDPEFTHQDSLT, from the exons ATGGATAAACCCAAAATGGCTACAGAGAAAGG TATTCCCAGTAGTTCTCGGGTGCTGATGCTGCTGGGGCAGCTGGAGCGCCTGAACGGAGAGGCTGTGGTCACGGACACTGAGGCAGTCAGGCAGGTCACGAGCAAAATCCTGCACCTCATCCAGACTCAAG AGAAGACCCGTAAGGAGATCATGGCTAAAGGCTCCAGTGGAATGGAGgtcattctctcttctctcgaG AACACGCGGGACTTGCAGACTATTCTGAACATCCTGTGTATTCTGAATGAGCTGCTGACACTGG GCGGGGGCCGCCGGGTTGGAGTGTTCGTATCTAAAGGAGGAACAGCCATCCTTTTACAGTTACTTGTCCAGTCCGGCAAAGAGGCCACTCCCAGTGAAGAGCTCATGCTCCAGACACACTCTCTGCTGGCCAAAGTCGGGCCTAAAG ACAGGAAGTTTGGGATTAAAGCCCGTCTGAATGGGGCTCTGAATGTGACGGTGAATCTGCTGAAACAGAACCTACAGAACCACAAACTCCTGCTGCCCTGTTTACAGGTGCTGCGAGTCTACTGCAGCAACT CAGTGAATGCTGTATCCCTGGGAAAGAGTGGAGTAGTAGAGCTGATGTTTAAAGTCATTGGACCCTACAGCAAAAAGAACACCACTCTGCTGAA GGTGGCTCTGGATACTTTGGCAGCATTGCTGAAATCAA GGATGAATGCCCGCCGGGCAGTGGACAGGGCACACATGCCTGCTCTGCTTGCCATCTACCAGGACTGGCACCGCAACGATGCCCGCCATAGACACATGCTGATTCGCAAGAGCATTCTTGGATGCATCAAAAACATCACCAACATCAAGCTGGGCAGGAAGGCCTTCAttgatgcagatggaatgaggATCCTCTATAACACCTCGACT GAGTGTTTGCCTGTTCGGACGCTGGATCCTTTAGTAAACACCTCCAGTCTGATCATGAGAAAGTGTTTCCCAAAGAATCGGCTGCCTCTGCCCACCATTAAGTGCGTCTTTCACCACCCACTACCACACGTTCCAGCCAGCGGACCAGTGGCTCAGCTCTACAGCCAGCCTCCAGGGG TGGATGATGTTGTGGATGAGAGTGACGACAACGACGACACAGAGATTGACACAGAAAATGATACAGAGAACGAGGAGGATGAGAAGAACCATAAAGGACAG AATGATGACATCGAAACTGATATCAACAAACTGAGACCTAGACAGATTCTGACGCGCCCGTTTGAGGAACTGAGGGTTTATGAGCGTTTTTTCCAGGAGCTCTCGGAggactttcag GATTATGCTTTTGATGGCAGTAAATCTACATCCCCCTCCACAGCTGACACCTCAAAGCCCCACCGACCTATCATCATCCCCACAGCTCGCTCCACAGCCGGACCCTGGGCTGAAACCCCCAAAAACAAAGCCCAGCGGTCAGAAAAGGGAGAACCTCCCAAACCGCTCAAAGAAGCTCCAGTGGACCTGGACAGCATCTCCATTTCCAAAGCTCCAGAGAGcaagctggagctggagctggtgcAGGGCCTGAGCCAGCTGCTTCTGGACGGCTCAGAGTCGGTGAACGGTGGCTGCGGGGGGGAGGGGCCTCAGGAGGAGGGTGGGGAGCAGGCAGTGCTGGAGGTGCCGGACACAGCTGCTCTTCTTCCTCTGCATGACCCTGACCTGTATCTGGAGATGGTGAAGGGGACGTGCTCTGTGCCCGGGTACACAGAGGTGGCCTACCCGGATTATTTTGGTCACGTGGCGCCCAACTTTAGGGAGCATATAATAGAGAGAGTGTACGGGGTGCAGAG GACAAAAATCTTCCAGGACATTGAGAGGCTCATTCATCCAGGTGATATATTGGACAAAGTTGTATATGACCTTGATTTGCAGAG CTGTCCAGTTATTGATGATGGAGAATGTCTGAAGTTCAATTCACAGTTTGAATCTGGGAACTTGCGAAAAGCAATTCAAGTCAGAAA GTATGAGTATGACTTGGTGCTGAACTCCGACATCAACAGTAACCACTACCACCAGTGGTTCTACTTTGAGGTTAGCAGCATGCGTGTGGGAGTGCCCTATCGCTTCAACATCATCAACTGTGAAAAATCAAACAGCCAGTTCAACTATG GCATGCAGGTGCTCATGTACTCGGTACAGGAGGCCATCAGTGGCAGCCCTCGCTGGATTCGTACTGGATCTGACATCTGCTACTACAA GAACCATTTCTCGCGGAGCTCCATTGCAGCTGGTGGTCAGAAGGGGAAATCCTACTACACCATGACCTTTACTGTGACCTTTCAGCACAAAGACGATGTCTGTTACTTCGCCTACCATTACCCGTACACCTATTCCACCCTGAAG ATGCACCTGCAGAAGCTGCGTGCCCTGCGCACCCCCCAGATCTACTACAGGCAGGAGCAACTGTGTGAGACGCTGGGAGGAAACGGCTGCCCCCtgctgaccatcactgccatgccGGAGTCTGCCAGCAATGACCACGTCTGCCAGTTCA GGAACCGGCCGGTGGTGTTCCTGACGGCACGAGTTCACCCTGGCGAGACCAATGCCAGCTGGGTGATGAAGGGCACTCTGGAGTTCCTCATGAGCTCCAGCCCTCTGGcacagagcctgagagagagcTACATCTTTAAAATCATCCCCATGCTCAACCCAGATGGAGTCATCAACGGCAA TCACCGGTGTTCTCTCAGTGGGGAGGATCTGAACAGACAGTGGCTGAACCCCAGCACAGAGCTACACCCCACCATCTACCACGCCAAGAGTCTGCTGCAGTACCTTACCGCTATAGGGCGAACACCACTG gtaTTCTGTGACTACCACGGCCACTCCCGTAAGAAGAACGTCTTTATGTATGGCTGCAGCATAAAGGAAACCGTATGGCAGACCAACGTCAGTGCGAGCTCCTGTGACCTACAGGAGGACCTGGGCTACAGG ACCCTGCCAAAGCTGCTGTCTCAGTTGGCCCCTGCCTTCAGCCTCGCCAGCTGCAGCTTCGTGGTGGAACGTTCCAAAGAGTCCACGGCCCGCGTGGTGGTGTGGAGGGAGATTGGCGTCCAGCGCAGCTACACCATGGAAAGCACGCTGTGCGGCTGTGACCAGGGCAAATACAAG GGTCTCCAGATTGGGACAAGGGAGCTGGAAGAAATGGGGGCTCAGTTCTGCATGGCTCTGCTCAGGCTGAGGCGCCTCACCTCGCCCCTGGAGCTCCGCTATcaccacacacacctgctggATATGGAGAGTGAACTGATCGAAACACGCTGCAATATCACCTG